TCCACCAGCCCTCCTGGCTCCCGGCAGCCTCTGCGGCTTCGCGGAACTCCGGCAGCCACTGGGCGATGCGTGCGGTGTCGGCATCGTCGACGTCGTCGTGCGCGACCATGTGCGTCCCGGGCGGCAGGTCGGTCGTGCTGACCGAGACCCCGTCCCACGACACGACCCGTGCGGTGTGCGCGGTGACCTCCACGAGGTTGAACCCTCGCATCGGCGGGTGGCCGGCCGGGGCGCGTCCGGCGACGGACTCGAGGGCGACGCTTCCGCGGGTCTGCACCTGCTCGTCCGCACGGTCCGAGAGGTCTGCGCGATTGAGCAGCACGGCGAGTCGGCGCACGGCGGGATCGGCGGCCAGCCACGCGCCACCCGCCCGCGCGTCACGGATGCCGATCACGCCGGGGTAGGCATCCGGCCACCACGGCCCGAGCCGATTCCACGCCCTGCCCGGGTCTTCGTCACGCACCGCCAGCAGCCGCACCGGCTCGGGCGCATGCTCCGGCACTCGGATGATCACGGTGCACATCGATGGCTCCTCCGCCGGCGTGGGATGATCGAGCCGTGTACGTCATCGTCGGAGTGACGGGCGGGATCGCCGCCTACAAGAGCGTGCAACTGGTGCGCCTTCTCGTGCTCGATAGTCATGAGGTGCACGTGGTCCCGACCGAGGATGCGCTGCGCTTCGTGGGCATCCCCACCTGGGAGGCTCTCAGCCGCAATCCGGTCACCACCTCTGTGCACGACGATGTCGCGAAAGTCCGGCACGTCGCGCTCGGCCAGGCGGCCGATCTGATCGTCGTGGCGCCCGCGACGGCGAACTTCCTCGCGAAGATGGCCGCCGGACTCGCCGACGACCTGCTGGGTACGAGCCTACTCGCCACCACGGCACCGGTCGTGGTGGCACCGGCCATGCACACGGAGATGTGGCGGCACCCGGCCACTGCGCACAACATCGAGGTGCTCCGCGGGCGCGGGGTGCACGTCGTCGGCCCCGAGGACGGGCCGCTCACCGGCGGTGACGTCGGACCGGGCCGGATGACCGAGCCCGAGCGGATCCACGCCTTCGTCGCCGGCCTGCTCGGCCGTGCACGCGACCTCGCCGGCGTCCGGGTGGTCGTCACCGCCGGCGGCACGCGCGAGCCGATCGACCCGGTGCGCTACATCGGCAACCGCTCCAGCGGTCGTCAGGGGGCTGCGGTCGCCCTCGCCGCGGCCGATCGCGGCGCGACCGTCACGCTGATCGCCGCGCACGTCGAGACCGACGCGGTCCTGCCCGCGAGCGCGCACCCCGGCATCGACGTGGTCCGCGCGGAGACCGCGGAGCAGCTCGCGAAGGCCGTCGCCGCGCACGCCGTCGAGGCGGACGTCGTGGTGATGGCGGCGGCCGTCGCCGACTACCGCGTGGCCGAGGCATCCGATCGCAAGCTCACCAAGGAGGAGACGGGCGGCCAGCTCACCCTGTCGCTCGTGGCGACGACCGACATCCTCGCCGGGCTCGTGGCGGCGCGACCGGACGGTCAGACGATCGTCGGCTTCGCCGCGGAGACCGAGACGGATGCCGCCAAGCTCCGCGAACGCGCACGTCGCAAGCGCCGGCGCAAGGGAGTCGACCTCCTCGCAGTGAACGAGGTCGGGTGGGAGAAGGGTTTCGAGTCCGCCGACAACGAGCTGATGTTCCTCGGGTCCGCAGACGAGGTGATCGGCTCGGCGTCCGGGACAAAGCGCGAGGTCGCCGACGCCCTGTGGGACGCGGTGCGCAGCATCCGTCTGCCCTGAATCTCAGATCGCCTCGATGACCTCCCGCTCGCCGGGAACCGCGTCCTGCACGATGACGCCGTCGGTGAGCCGGCGATATCGACGGAACGCGATCGGCACACCGCGCGCGGTGGTCCAGTCGAGCGAGTCGGTGGCCTGCACGTGCACACAGGGCTCCGTGCTGTTGCCGGAGTTGCCGCACGCCGCGAGCGGTTCACCCACGGCGACCGTGTCGCCGAGGCGCACACGGAGGCTGCCGCGACGCAGATGCACGAGTCCGACGAACGGTCCGCCGGGCGCCGGCGCGATCACGACGTGATTGCCGGCGATCGCGGCGACACCCTGCCGCACCCGATCCGCCTGGCCGAGCAGATACGGCAGGAGGGTCAGCGGCGAGCGCCGGCCGACGTGGTCCGGCTCGCCGTCGTGCACCGCGACGACGGCGCCGGCAAGCGGCGCGAGGATCGCTCGTCCGAATCCGGCGAAGGTCTCCGGCGCCTCCGAGGCGAATCGCGAGCGCCAGGTGTTCGGCGCGGAGCGCCCGCTCTCGTCGACCCCGACAAAGTCGATCGCGTACGTGATGCCGAACAGGTCCGTGCCGTGGCTGGGCACCCGGCGGGCGGGGCTCATCTCGGCCCGCCATCGCCCGGTGAACGGCAGCTCGAGCAGCACCGCGGGTTCCGGCATCCTCCCATTGTGCGCATCCGAGCGTCCGCGAAACAGGGGCGTGTCAAGGGCCGTGCGGCCGGTTCCGCCACGGCATAGCCTCGATCCGCACGTCGGGAGGAGCAGTCATGGGTCGAGCGCGCAGAAGCGCCGTGCGCATCGGTGCGCTGCTGCTGGTCGCAGCCTGCCTCACCGCCTGCACCTCGATCCCCCGCGACCCCGACGGCACGCTCGAGGAGGTCACCGGTGCGACGCTGCACGCGGGCGCGTCGGTGAGCGGGCGGCTGGTGACGGATGCCGGCGGTCAGCCCGCCGGACCCCTCGTCGACCTCGTGGACGGGTTCGCCGACAGCATCGGCGCCGAAGTCGAATGGTCGCTCGGCAGCGAGGAGGATCTCGTGACCGGGCTCGAAGACGGGGACCTCGACATCGCCGTCGGCGGGATGACCTCCGGTACTCCATGGATCGACCGCGCCGGCATGACACGCGGCTATCCGGGGATCGCAGGCTCCGACGGCCGCGACATCGTGATGCTCGTGCCGCTGGGCGAGAACGCGCTGCTCAGCGCGCTGGAGACCTACCTCGATGCGGAGGTCTCCTCGTGAGCACGACACCGGGTCTGAAGACGCTGGGGCGCACCGACCTGCCGCCCGAGCAGCAGGTGGCGCTGCGCAGAGCCATCCGGCTCGAGTGGATCACGATCGGCTACACCGCGGTGACGATCGTCCTGATCGCGCTGGTCGTGGGCAACTCGCAGGCGATGAAGACGGCATGGATCGAAGACATGCTCTCCCTCGTCCCGCAGATCGCGTTCCTGATCGCGCTCCTGCTGATCCGCAGGCCGCCGTCGCGGCGGTTCCCATACGGCCTGCACCGCTCGATGGGGATCGGGCACCTCGTAGCCGGCCTCGCCCTCCTGATCATCGGCGGCAACCTCGCCATCGAAGCGGTCACCGGCCTGGTCGCGCAGGATCATCCGACGATCGGAACCGTGCAGATCTTCGGCCAGACGATCTGGCTCGGCTGGCTGATGGTCGCGACGATGCTCCTGGTGATCATCGGGCCGTTCTTCTACGGACCGGCCAAGCTC
This portion of the Microbacterium pygmaeum genome encodes:
- a CDS encoding NRDE family protein, whose product is MCTVIIRVPEHAPEPVRLLAVRDEDPGRAWNRLGPWWPDAYPGVIGIRDARAGGAWLAADPAVRRLAVLLNRADLSDRADEQVQTRGSVALESVAGRAPAGHPPMRGFNLVEVTAHTARVVSWDGVSVSTTDLPPGTHMVAHDDVDDADTARIAQWLPEFREAAEAAGSQEGWWTPWLAVVERSAQLPGTAEAAIIRRQSFEGIPSYSLLLAVATVGEDGLDVRDAPLAEPGQWPPVDLAPDAG
- the coaBC gene encoding bifunctional phosphopantothenoylcysteine decarboxylase/phosphopantothenate--cysteine ligase CoaBC, which translates into the protein MYVIVGVTGGIAAYKSVQLVRLLVLDSHEVHVVPTEDALRFVGIPTWEALSRNPVTTSVHDDVAKVRHVALGQAADLIVVAPATANFLAKMAAGLADDLLGTSLLATTAPVVVAPAMHTEMWRHPATAHNIEVLRGRGVHVVGPEDGPLTGGDVGPGRMTEPERIHAFVAGLLGRARDLAGVRVVVTAGGTREPIDPVRYIGNRSSGRQGAAVALAAADRGATVTLIAAHVETDAVLPASAHPGIDVVRAETAEQLAKAVAAHAVEADVVVMAAAVADYRVAEASDRKLTKEETGGQLTLSLVATTDILAGLVAARPDGQTIVGFAAETETDAAKLRERARRKRRRKGVDLLAVNEVGWEKGFESADNELMFLGSADEVIGSASGTKREVADALWDAVRSIRLP
- a CDS encoding M23 family metallopeptidase — encoded protein: MPEPAVLLELPFTGRWRAEMSPARRVPSHGTDLFGITYAIDFVGVDESGRSAPNTWRSRFASEAPETFAGFGRAILAPLAGAVVAVHDGEPDHVGRRSPLTLLPYLLGQADRVRQGVAAIAGNHVVIAPAPGGPFVGLVHLRRGSLRVRLGDTVAVGEPLAACGNSGNSTEPCVHVQATDSLDWTTARGVPIAFRRYRRLTDGVIVQDAVPGEREVIEAI
- a CDS encoding transporter substrate-binding domain-containing protein, with amino-acid sequence MGRARRSAVRIGALLLVAACLTACTSIPRDPDGTLEEVTGATLHAGASVSGRLVTDAGGQPAGPLVDLVDGFADSIGAEVEWSLGSEEDLVTGLEDGDLDIAVGGMTSGTPWIDRAGMTRGYPGIAGSDGRDIVMLVPLGENALLSALETYLDAEVSS